The following proteins are encoded in a genomic region of Bernardetia sp. MNP-M8:
- a CDS encoding DUF6056 family protein → MIPFKKSSVLNLKIIFLFLCILPFFLLTFFARPSADEFPFFTQLSSMSSLEFASSMYKNWSGRYFSVFFVSIFLKLIVYWKGFYPIFIFLILVANFFSFYWMIDKLNFTNSKKEKLLLTSSIFIVYIYGMPSLAEGFYWFICASGYMLINCFVIFWIGFLLEREYKIDSSTSAYKENLFILFFTFALCGCMEIISSFVVGLIAVIWLTKLINTKKVDNFYSFLFLFAFFCFCFSVFAGGNSIRGTHFESLSNPLLILPKLIPNSLNYIFYWFFETPVLVFTLFYLPFAQKIVTHSLFDFIFKVNRFWVLLVWIGVIFGSFSIGYVSIGGELPMRINNIVYFLFLTGWVYVVSVFVYFYINENSNPNYSSDFSIFKNASVFTKLIAPLVIFLFLYKENNPIRAAYADILKGRAYNYTMQLDDRKTLLLNCKSDTCIVPVIKNPPHIIYEPALDLTTDSNDWKNKSQAVYFEVKAIKIE, encoded by the coding sequence ATGATTCCATTCAAAAAATCATCTGTATTAAACTTGAAAATCATTTTTCTTTTTTTGTGTATTCTACCCTTCTTTTTATTGACTTTTTTTGCACGTCCGTCGGCAGATGAATTTCCTTTTTTTACACAACTCTCTTCTATGAGTAGCCTAGAGTTTGCCTCTTCTATGTATAAAAATTGGTCTGGGCGTTATTTTTCTGTATTTTTTGTTTCCATTTTTCTAAAATTGATTGTTTATTGGAAAGGCTTTTATCCAATTTTTATTTTCTTAATTTTGGTAGCCAATTTTTTCAGTTTTTACTGGATGATTGATAAACTTAATTTTACCAATTCAAAAAAAGAAAAACTACTTTTAACAAGCAGCATTTTCATTGTATATATTTATGGAATGCCGAGCCTTGCAGAAGGCTTTTATTGGTTTATTTGTGCTTCAGGCTATATGCTAATAAACTGTTTTGTTATTTTTTGGATAGGTTTTTTGCTTGAAAGAGAATACAAAATTGATAGTTCTACATCTGCTTATAAAGAAAATCTATTTATTCTCTTTTTTACTTTTGCGCTTTGTGGATGTATGGAAATTATATCTTCTTTTGTAGTGGGATTGATAGCTGTAATTTGGCTTACCAAATTGATTAATACTAAAAAAGTAGATAATTTTTATAGTTTTTTATTTCTTTTTGCTTTTTTTTGTTTTTGCTTTTCTGTATTCGCAGGGGGAAATTCTATTAGGGGTACTCACTTTGAGAGTCTTTCCAATCCTCTACTTATTTTGCCCAAACTGATTCCTAATTCATTAAACTATATTTTTTATTGGTTTTTCGAAACTCCTGTGTTAGTTTTTACTTTATTTTACCTTCCTTTTGCTCAAAAAATTGTTACTCACTCTCTTTTTGATTTTATATTTAAAGTAAATCGCTTTTGGGTTTTGCTAGTTTGGATAGGAGTTATTTTTGGAAGTTTTTCTATTGGTTATGTTTCTATTGGTGGCGAGCTTCCGATGCGTATCAATAATATTGTGTATTTTTTGTTTTTAACAGGTTGGGTTTATGTAGTGAGTGTGTTTGTTTATTTTTATATTAATGAAAACTCTAACCCAAACTACAGTTCTGATTTTTCTATATTCAAAAATGCTTCTGTTTTTACAAAATTGATTGCTCCTTTGGTTATATTTCTATTTTTATACAAAGAAAATAATCCTATTCGGGCAGCTTATGCAGATATTTTGAAGGGAAGAGCCTATAATTATACTATGCAATTAGATGATAGAAAAACGCTATTATTAAACTGTAAATCAGACACTTGTATTGTTCCTGTTATCAAAAACCCTCCACATATAATTTACGAACCTGCACTAGATTTAACAACTGATTCAAACGATTGGAAAAATAAATCACAGGCAGTTTATTTTGAGGTAAAGGCTATAAAAATAGAGTAA
- a CDS encoding transposase — translation MNKYTKEFSDIPIHHVHTTLLLISCILIKETVNLNKLKNQVGIFLNSPTVQINSHYKRLTRYFLDVYVQKTLWKLILVFSIGSFLNRKKVKKEIFYLAMDGSVWQLGEYTYHVLVLSVIYRKMAIPIFWINLERKGSSTLAHRKSLLASALLLYPFLKRFTILADREYKGRVWFRYLEEQGYTYIIRLCKGDYQLEVKKYHSLLKKAKLGKLVSQEFETDFAKKLKIVISYNGQAAKESEKFVILLTNKYRLTKEKISAIYYLRWKIECLFKHLKTNGFHLEEVGMVNPRKIRVLMALVIASFLLCILEGVKTKQRVKKDNESFYESVFRMGYGKVVFYATSIDQIIKKIVQLSKNYKIQNTT, via the coding sequence TTGAACAAATATACAAAGGAATTTTCAGATATTCCTATTCATCATGTTCATACTACTTTGTTGCTTATTAGCTGTATTCTGATAAAAGAAACAGTTAATTTAAACAAGTTAAAAAACCAAGTAGGTATTTTTTTAAATTCTCCTACTGTTCAAATTAATTCTCATTATAAGCGTCTTACTCGCTATTTTTTGGATGTTTATGTCCAAAAAACACTTTGGAAGTTGATTTTAGTTTTTAGTATAGGTTCTTTTTTAAATAGGAAGAAGGTAAAAAAAGAAATTTTCTATCTAGCTATGGATGGTAGTGTTTGGCAGTTAGGCGAATATACGTATCACGTTTTGGTATTAAGTGTTATTTATAGAAAAATGGCTATTCCTATTTTTTGGATAAATTTAGAACGAAAAGGCAGTTCTACTTTGGCTCATCGTAAAAGTTTATTAGCATCAGCTTTACTGTTATATCCTTTTTTGAAAAGATTTACAATTTTAGCTGATAGAGAATACAAAGGTAGAGTTTGGTTTAGGTATTTAGAAGAACAAGGATATACTTATATTATTCGGCTTTGTAAAGGAGATTATCAATTAGAGGTTAAAAAGTACCACAGTTTGCTTAAAAAAGCTAAATTAGGCAAATTAGTAAGTCAAGAATTTGAAACTGACTTTGCAAAAAAACTAAAAATAGTTATTTCTTATAATGGGCAAGCAGCAAAAGAAAGTGAAAAATTTGTCATTTTATTAACCAACAAATATCGTTTAACAAAAGAAAAGATTAGTGCTATCTATTATTTAAGATGGAAAATAGAGTGTTTATTTAAACATTTGAAAACAAATGGATTTCATTTAGAGGAGGTAGGAATGGTAAATCCAAGAAAAATTCGTGTTTTAATGGCATTAGTAATTGCATCTTTTTTACTCTGTATCTTAGAAGGAGTAAAAACAAAACAGAGAGTAAAAAAAGACAATGAATCTTTTTATGAATCTGTATTTAGAATGGGGTACGGAAAAGTAGTATTTTACGCTACTTCCATAGACCAAATAATAAAAAAAATAGTTCAATTATCGAAAAACTACAAAATTCAAAATACAACCTAA
- a CDS encoding GNAT family N-acetyltransferase encodes MNNKYIFKSQRLGFRNWKDCDTENLFALNSDKDIMEFFPYLPSLEQTKDFIERMTTQFENNGFCYFAVDELETEEFIGFIGITEQTFEADFTPCVDIGWRLDKKYWNKGYASEGAKRSLEFAFNDIKLESIKAVAPKINLKSRKVMEKIGMKYVKDFKHPALKDDKRLENCVLYEINKEDF; translated from the coding sequence TTGAATAACAAATATATTTTTAAATCACAAAGATTAGGTTTTAGAAATTGGAAAGATTGTGATACAGAAAACCTCTTTGCTCTTAACTCTGATAAAGATATAATGGAATTTTTCCCTTATTTGCCTTCTTTAGAACAAACAAAGGACTTTATAGAAAGAATGACAACTCAGTTTGAAAATAATGGCTTTTGTTATTTTGCTGTTGATGAACTGGAAACAGAAGAGTTTATTGGCTTTATCGGAATTACAGAACAAACTTTTGAGGCTGATTTTACGCCTTGTGTAGATATTGGTTGGCGATTAGATAAAAAATACTGGAACAAAGGTTATGCAAGTGAAGGCGCAAAACGCTCTTTGGAGTTTGCTTTTAATGATATAAAATTAGAATCTATAAAAGCAGTAGCACCAAAAATAAATTTAAAATCTAGGAAAGTAATGGAAAAAATCGGAATGAAATACGTAAAGGATTTCAAACACCCAGCTTTAAAAGATGATAAACGCTTAGAAAATTGTGTTCTTTATGAGATAAATAAAGAAGATTTTTAG
- a CDS encoding 4Fe-4S dicluster domain-containing protein: protein MALRITDACINCGACQIECPNNAIYEGSQNWSFAEGTDLKEVETEDGRVLDAHTEFPPLDDFIYYIVAEKCTECNGFHDEPQCAFVCPADCCVSDENFPETEEELLLKKAWLHKNR, encoded by the coding sequence ATGGCTTTAAGAATAACAGATGCGTGTATAAATTGTGGAGCTTGCCAAATAGAATGTCCAAATAATGCAATTTATGAAGGTTCTCAAAACTGGTCTTTTGCAGAGGGAACAGATCTAAAAGAAGTAGAGACCGAAGATGGAAGAGTTTTAGATGCACATACAGAGTTTCCTCCTTTAGATGACTTTATTTATTATATCGTTGCTGAAAAATGTACAGAATGCAATGGTTTTCATGATGAGCCTCAATGTGCTTTTGTTTGTCCTGCTGACTGTTGTGTATCTGATGAGAATTTTCCAGAAACAGAAGAAGAATTATTGTTGAAAAAGGCTTGGCTGCACAAAAATAGATAA